Genomic DNA from Solanum dulcamara chromosome 4, daSolDulc1.2, whole genome shotgun sequence:
ATCGTCGTCGTCTCCTTTTCGATGAAACCCCTGTTTTGGGTCATGGAATTGAGTTGTTACCTGATTGGATTGATGTGGGAAGGCGCAGACTTCTTGCTGTTAAAATTTCTAACGAAATCAAACCCGATATGGTTGTTGCCAAGGATGGATCAGGCAAATACAAGTTTATCAATGACGCTCTCAAACACATCCCACAGCATAGAAACGACACTTTTGTTCTGTACATCAAAGAGGGAGTTTATAATGAGAAAGTGGAGTTCACTAGCACCATGACGaatttggtggtcattggggaTGGTCCAACCAAGACCAGAATCACCGGAAACCAAAACTTCAAAGACGGCATTCCAACCTACCAAACTGCGACTGTTGGTAAGTTTTGGTACACAACTTATTACGTATACAtaagtattattttaaatatatgagTTAACTCCATCTGTTTCATTTTATATGACATTTTTCTTTTAtggtctattttatttttaaaaaatgacattttccaCATTTGAGAACTCTTTGACtttaaatttttcattttatccttaatgacATGCTCATTCTGCCATAGAAATATCACAAGTATCGGACTATAAGCTCTAAGGTTAATTTTGGTATGTGCCGAACATTTATTTCATAACACTACTTATATAattgtttcatgttctcttgtTTGTGATTTAATAGAAGAATAATTGTGACTATTGTAGCTATAATGGGAGATTATTTCATTGCTAAGGACATTGGTTTCGAGAACTCTGCTGGTCCAGAAAAACACCAGGCCATAGCTTTGAGAGTGGCTGCAGATAAATCAATCTTCTACAATTGCCATGTGGATGGGTACCAAGACACTCTCTGCGTCCACACCTATCGACAATTTTATCGGGATTGTACGATCAGAGGTACCATCGATTTTGTTTTTGGGGATGGTGCTGCTGTGTTCCAGAACTGCACTATCGCGGTACGAAAGCCTCTGAAAGAGCAACACTGCATTGTGACAGCACAAGGAAGGACAGACCCCCGCCAGCCAACGGGACTTGTCTTTCAAAACTGCAGCATTGTGGCTGATGATTCTTATAATGAGGTAAAGGGGGAAATCAAGACATATCTTGGTCGTCCATGGAAACAGTATTCAAGAACTGTCATAATGGAATCTTCAATAGATGATCTGATTCAGCCAGAAGGATGGTTGGAATGGAACAAAACATTCGCTTTTGAGACACTATTCTATACTGAATTCAACAATAAAGGGTCAGGATCATCCAAAACAGATCGTGTAAATTGGTCAGGTGTTAAGGAACTTCCTATTGAACGTGTTCAACGATTCACAGCATCAAAATTCCTAGATGCCGATGAGTGGATACCATCTACTGGTATCCCTTATACCTCTGGATTTTTCTTATCGCCACCGCAATCTGATTCTTCCATCGAATACTCCCCTGTGGACGACGAAGAATACAAAGACGATGGCAGTGGTAAAGACAAATCTTCATATGAATCTCGGCTTTAGACAGTTTTTAGAAATAATTACGAAAAGCTTCATAAGAGATTTCTTAACAAACTTAATTAgaatttatctttttataaaaaaacaaatgcGTGTACATATCTATGTGCTATATGCAAACATACATACATGTACACAAAACTAGAAACTATATTGAATTTGTAAAACCGTCAATCAGTAATAGAACTACCAGACTCCAACTTGCTTGGGTTGAGGCGaaattgttgttattgttattgttttttattGCTAGTGTATTAGTCGGAAAAATTGCTTAGAATAGTAAAAAATGTAAATACTAATGTtacattttgaattaaaaacaaaaaaagataaCATGTGAACATTACTCCAACAGAGAATGCAGTTGCAGCTCCGGCAGAATCTCCGAGAGAATCTTCTGCAGATGCTCCGTCGACAGAATCTGGGGCAGAAGCTCCGGAGTTAGAATCCTCAGAGGAATCTCCGTCAGAATCACCAGTGGAATCTCCGTCACAATCTCCGGCAGCAGATACAGATGAATATTCGGCGGCAGCACAAGTACCAAGCCCAGCGGAATCTCCGAACGGAGAAATTTGGCTGCACGGTAGTGGGAGTGACGGCAGCTCCTAAAGAAGAAATTAGGTGTTTGGGGCCTAATTGGTTTTTAAGCTTTTGATTGTCAAGAGCTTGACAATAATCATGTGGTTCTCATCTTCTTGATTGGGGATTTCCTTCATTATGAGCTTTCATTCAATCCTTCCCAATCAACAATTTTTGCTACTATTATTTGGAGATACAAGACAATTGTTGCTAACTGCTCGAACAAATAAAAACTCTGTatagaaaacaaaacaaaaaaaaacaaaacaaaaaaaaacagttATTTTGctggaaaaaaaatagttttgacATTTTGCCCATGTCATGATCTGACTTGTAATTATACTCCTTTCTTTTTACTCGTCATTTAAAGTTTTTCTTAGGAATTTCTATGATAAATGcttgaatatttgaaattaGGTGAAAATAAGATAATTGGGTTTTCTCTTTCCCGAGTCTTGttgataattttattagattGAATTAACTGGTATTCCTCAAGTTGGTTAGTTTTCATTGCCTCTTAAGCCAATTTGAGAAATTCATCcttagttttatattttttttatgttataaaaggTGTGGCTAGCGATGAGGAAAAAGAATCTCAAtatatgattttaatttaaatatgccATCTACACGACTCACTATATAGATTTAAGAAATGCATGATAATATGATTCCTCATCCCTCTATATAAAGTGTTGCAAGTCATCAAGAAGGgcaaggaaaggagaaaaatatattGTTTTTAATAAGAAATAGTGGAGATTAGGATCATTTTCTCCTTTTTGTGGTCGTGTGTATGGATCATCTTGCACTTTTATGTCTATACTTGTTGTTGTTTGCATTTGTGTTTTTCGTTCTTCTGTGCTTTGTATTGTCCGAATCACCCTCacctttctatatttattattatataaaatttcCTTGGGTCACTATAAAACAGAATGAAAAGGTTGTGGTGTCTAGAGATGCTACTGGTGATTTTTTGTGTGCTGCTAAACGTTTgactaattaaatttaaaaaaaattgctctgattatgagttgttaacCGCTAGAGAAGGGAACATAGCATATTCAAATcattaacaacaataatatgcTTCATTTTATAGATAAATGCATATTAAAGAGATCAAACTTGATAAGTtttgaatattactaaaatcgataaatatattattagtaGACCATTTTAAATATACTCATACATATAATGGACTACTTATGGCATTTTCTCTCATATAAATGTCAAAAATTTAGAAGCCTCCCCTGTTTATAATTCAAAAACATGGAAATTTTTATGCAATCGTTGTGGTTAGTCTGTATCACACAAGTCAGGTAGTATACGAGTTTGaatttgaagttgtggagattCAATAATGCTTTACCTCTATACCAAAGTGATGTTTACCAGCAGAGTCATGTGTATGTATTTTTGTGATTTCAACCGGTGCTCGGCAATTGTTTTGTGCTCGATTAATTCTGATTCACGTTTATCaaattttactttaattttatgTAAGATTTAAAACGGATTATTTACTTAAGAATGAATTAATACATACTATTTcatcataaattttaataatgTGTGTCATTAATTATTGTGTTTTACAATCACTCGttacaatttatatttttttattgttatgaGATATACCGAGTTTAAAAGCTTAGTTGATCAAGCTTTCTAAAAATTGATCAGTTTAAATTCGTCAAagttctttaattaaaaaaatgaaaatgtaGCAGTTTAGATTTTGTCAAATTAGGGAACGCTTTTATTTGTAGTAGAAAAGTTATTTctatttaatcaatttttttt
This window encodes:
- the LOC129884656 gene encoding pectinesterase-like — protein: MAGNNRKRNFTIIGVCSLILVAMVVAVVVTMNWNDKAANAEDVTTTKKAIEYICQTTRYQNTCVESLESTADGSSDPKDLIQKSFQVTIKKIKQAIDNSTFMQKLEEDPRSKMALENCQNLALQAINDLNRAHIKFESFEFNDLSHWIADLKIWLSGAITYQESCLDGFEKTTGVTGEKMKKALNVSMELTSNALSMITEISAVFTSLNAGSNRRRLLFDETPVLGHGIELLPDWIDVGRRRLLAVKISNEIKPDMVVAKDGSGKYKFINDALKHIPQHRNDTFVLYIKEGVYNEKVEFTSTMTNLVVIGDGPTKTRITGNQNFKDGIPTYQTATVAIMGDYFIAKDIGFENSAGPEKHQAIALRVAADKSIFYNCHVDGYQDTLCVHTYRQFYRDCTIRGTIDFVFGDGAAVFQNCTIAVRKPLKEQHCIVTAQGRTDPRQPTGLVFQNCSIVADDSYNEVKGEIKTYLGRPWKQYSRTVIMESSIDDLIQPEGWLEWNKTFAFETLFYTEFNNKGSGSSKTDRVNWSGVKELPIERVQRFTASKFLDADEWIPSTGIPYTSGFFLSPPQSDSSIEYSPVDDEEYKDDGSENAVAAPAESPRESSADAPSTESGAEAPELESSEESPSESPVESPSQSPAADTDEYSAAAQVPSPAESPNGEIWLHGSGSDGSS